In Ctenopharyngodon idella isolate HZGC_01 chromosome 20, HZGC01, whole genome shotgun sequence, the following proteins share a genomic window:
- the selp gene encoding P-selectin isoform X2, translating to MVLWMNIRLFSGCLLLMTGIYNVKAWTYHYNIDTNMDWTNARRWCQKNFTDMVAIQNQAEIAYLNQILPLHSAYYWIGIRKIDGHWMWVGTKKHLVPEAANWARNEPNNQGTGEDCVEIYIKRQKDTAKWNDERCNKKKAALCYLASCSDKSCSEHAECVETIGSYKCQCDPGFMGPRCEEAVQCWPVKNPQQGFVQCEGVFGAFHFNSSCQFQCDTGFRLEGEQRLRCLASGHWDNALPVCQAVQCLPIIDAPGGWSMNCTHPLSINSFNSSCEFKCGEGFELQGSNTTWCDHTGHWTHKTPTCTVVTCNPVLAPAKSHLTCADIYGKFSFRSSCNVSCDEGYKLRGKATFTCLSDGNWSAAKPACEVVKCDLLKPSPHGSLQCYDPVEEFAYGSTCWVKCDFGFVHNGTNSTHCTAHGNWSHIPPVCHAIQCPPFSNAPSFGSMSCIHPLSNNSYNSSCEFKCGEGFELQGSNTTWCDHTGHWTHKTPTCTVVTCNPVLASAKSQLTCADPLGKFSFRSSCNATCEEGYRLRGESTLTCLSDGNWSAPTPECEVIRCDALESFQHGTVQCQDRLEKFSYGSLCWLECGAGFTLSGSNSTYCTSQGKWSQDLPVCQAQQCSPLIDPSHGTVTCTHPHGQFSFGTVCEVSCHEGFKLHGTPRMECLEMGKWTDTPPFCLAQQCPLLTAQENGWMNCSHPHSLFSYGSQCFLGCKAGFEIIGEPGMECSASGNWSQEMPSCTAVRCAPLSFSQLPEVGPPPSMNCSHPHGNFSFGSQCFFQCAKSHKLNGTSQLICTSKGYWTNSLPSCVVKEMSVSAGMLIYAAVGVASSAGILLLGGLMFLLMRQFTKKGEKINGPVPLLEESFF from the exons ATGGTTTTGTGGATGAATATTAGACTATTTTCTGGATGTCTTCTCCTTATGACTGGAATTTATAATG TCAAGGCCTGGACTTACCATTACAACATAGACACTAATATGGACTGGACAAATGCTCGTCGATGGTGTCAAAAGAATTTCACTGATATGGTGGCCATCCAAAACCAAGCAGAAATTGCATACCTTAACCAAATTCTACCCTTACATTCGGCATACTACTGGATTGGCATTAGGAAGATTGATGGCCACTGGATGTGGGTTGGGACCAAAAAGCACTTGGTCCCTGAAGCAGCAAACTGGGCGAGAAATGAACCAAATAACCAGGGAACTGGAGAAGACTGTGTAGAGATCTACATTAAGAGGCAAAAAGACACAGCCAAGTGGAATGATGAGAGGTGCAACAAAAAGAAAGCTGCTCTCTGTTATTTAG CCTCTTGCTCAGATAAATCCTGCAGTGAGCACGCTGAGTGTGTGGAGACTATTGGGAGCTATAAATGTCAATGTGACCCTGGCTTTATGGGCCCACGCTGTGAGGAAG CTGTTCAGTGCTGGCCAGTTAAAAATCCACAGCAAGGTTTTGTGCAGTGTGAGGGTGTCTTTGGAGCATTTCATTTTAACTCGTCATGCCAGTTCCAGTGTGACACAGGGTTCAGGCTGGAGGGGGAACAAAGGCTACGCTGCCTGGCATCTGGGCACTGGGATAACGCACTTCCTGTTTGTCAGG CTGTCCAGTGTCTGCCGATCATTGATGCCCCTGGTGGTTGGAGTATGAACTGCACTCATCCCCTTTCCATCAATAGCTTCAACTCCAGCTGTGAGTTCAAGTGTGGGGAGGGATTTGAGCTCCAAGGCTCAAATACAACCTGGTGTGACCACACTGGGCACTGGACACACAAAACCCCCACCTGCACAG TGGTGACTTGTAATCCTGTTCTGGCCCCTGCAAAGAGTCATCTGACATGTGCGGATATATATGGAAAATTCTCTTTTCGTTCTTCTTGCAATGTTTCCTGTGATGAGGGATACAAACTGAGAGGAAAAGCCACATTCACCTGTCTAAGTGATGGCAACTGGTCGGCAGCCAAACCTGCATGTGAAG TTGTAAAGTGTGACCTACTGAAGCCCAGCCCACATGGCTCCCTGCAATGTTATGACCCTGTGGAGGAGTTTGCTTATGGCTCCACTTGTTGGGTAAAATGTGACTTTGGTTTTGTCCACAATGGTACAAATTCCACTCACTGTACCGCACATGGGAACTGGAGTCACATCCCCCCTGTTTGCCATG CTATACAGTGTCCACCTTTCTCTAATGCACCAAGTTTTGGAAGTATGAGCTGCATACACCCCCTCTCCAACAATAGCTATAACTCCAGCTGTGAGTTCAAGTGTGGGGAGGGATTTGAGCTCCAAGGCTCAAATACAACCTGGTGTGACCACACTGGGCACTGGACACACAAAACCCCCACCTGCACAG TGGTGACTTGTAATCCTGTTCTGGCTTCTGCAAAGAGTCAATTGACCTGTGCCGATCCATTGGGAAAGTTCTCTTTTCGTTCTTCTTGCAATGCTACTTGTGAGGAGGGATACAGACTAAGAGGAGAATCCACACTCACCTGTCTGAGTGATGGCAACTGGTCAGCACCAACACCTGAATGTGAAG TTATAAGATGTGATGCTCTGGAGTCTTTCCAGCATGGCACTGTGCAGTGTCAGGACCGCTTGGAGAAGTTCAGCTATGGCTCCTTGTGCTGGCTGGAGTGTGGAGCTGGATTTACTTTGAGTGGAAGTAATTCCACTTACTGCACATCACAAGGGAAATGGAGCCAAGACCTTCCTGTTTGTCAAG cacagcagtgcAGCCCCTTAATTGACCCCTCTCATGGTACTGTAACCTGCACACATCCTCATGGGCAGTTCAGCTTTGGTACAGTGTGTGAAGTGAGCTGCCATGAAGGCTTCAAGCTGCATGGCACACCCCGAATGGAGTGCTTGGAGATGGGGAAGTGGACAGACACCCCACCCTTCTGCTTGG CTCAACAGTGCCCCCTTTTGACCGCTCAAGAAAATGGCTGGATGAATTGTTCTCATCCTCACTCCCTGTTTAGCTATGGCTCACAATGCTTCTTGGGATGTAAGGCTGGATTTGAAATTATAGGAGAGCCAGGCATGGAGTGCTCTGCTTCTGGGAACTGGAGTCAGGAGATGCCCTCTTGCACTG CTGTTCGTTGTGCGCCCCTTTCATTTTCTCAACTTCCTGAGGTGGGACCTCCACCCTCAATGAACTGCTCTCACCCACACGGAAACTTCAGCTTTGGATCTCAGTGTTTTTTCCAGTGTGCCAAAAGTCATAAGCTCAATGGAACCAGTCAGCTCATCTGCACCTCCAAAGGGTACTGGACCAACTCTCTACCCAGTTGTGTTG
- the selp gene encoding P-selectin isoform X4: protein MVLWMNIRLFSGCLLLMTGIYNVKAWTYHYNIDTNMDWTNARRWCQKNFTDMVAIQNQAEIAYLNQILPLHSAYYWIGIRKIDGHWMWVGTKKHLVPEAANWARNEPNNQGTGEDCVEIYIKRQKDTAKWNDERCNKKKAALCYLASCSDKSCSEHAECVETIGSYKCQCDPGFMGPRCEEAVQCWPVKNPQQGFVQCEGVFGAFHFNSSCQFQCDTGFRLEGEQRLRCLASGHWDNALPVCQAVQCLPIIDAPGGWSMNCTHPLSINSFNSSCEFKCGEGFELQGSNTTWCDHTGHWTHKTPTCTVVTCNPVLAPAKSHLTCADIYGKFSFRSSCNVSCDEGYKLRGKATFTCLSDGNWSAAKPACEVVKCDLLKPSPHGSLQCFDPVEEFAYGSTCWVKCDFGFVHNGTNSTHCTAHGNWSHIPPVCHAIQCPPFSNAPSFGSMSCIHPLSNNSYNSSCEFKCGEGFELQGSNTTWCDHTGHWTHKTPTCTVVTCNPVLASAKSQLTCADPLGKFSFRSSCNATCEEGYRLRGESTLTCLSDGNWSAPTPECEVIRCDALESFQHGTVQCQDRLEKFSYGSLCWLECGAGFTLSGSNSTYCTSQGKWSQDLPVCQAQQCSPLIDPSHGTVTCTHPHGQFSFGTVCEVSCHEGFKLHGTPRMECLEMGKWTDTPPFCLAQQCPLLTAQENGWMNCSHPHSLFSYGSQCFLGCKAGFEIIGEPGMECSASGNWSQEMPSCTAVRCAPLSFSQLPEVGPPPSMNCSHPHGNFSFGSQCFFQCAKSHKLNGTSQLICTSKGYWTNSLPSCVVKEMSVSAGMLIYAAVGVASSAGILLLGGLMFLLMRQFTKKGEKINGPVPLLEESFF, encoded by the exons ATGGTTTTGTGGATGAATATTAGACTATTTTCTGGATGTCTTCTCCTTATGACTGGAATTTATAATG TCAAGGCCTGGACTTACCATTACAACATAGACACTAATATGGACTGGACAAATGCTCGTCGATGGTGTCAAAAGAATTTCACTGATATGGTGGCCATCCAAAACCAAGCAGAAATTGCATACCTTAACCAAATTCTACCCTTACATTCGGCATACTACTGGATTGGCATTAGGAAGATTGATGGCCACTGGATGTGGGTTGGGACCAAAAAGCACTTGGTCCCTGAAGCAGCAAACTGGGCGAGAAATGAACCAAATAACCAGGGAACTGGAGAAGACTGTGTAGAGATCTACATTAAGAGGCAAAAAGACACAGCCAAGTGGAATGATGAGAGGTGCAACAAAAAGAAAGCTGCTCTCTGTTATTTAG CCTCTTGCTCAGATAAATCCTGCAGTGAGCACGCTGAGTGTGTGGAGACTATTGGGAGCTATAAATGTCAATGTGACCCTGGCTTTATGGGCCCACGCTGTGAGGAAG CTGTTCAGTGCTGGCCAGTTAAAAATCCACAGCAAGGTTTTGTGCAGTGTGAGGGTGTCTTTGGAGCATTTCATTTTAACTCGTCATGCCAGTTCCAGTGTGACACAGGGTTCAGGCTGGAGGGGGAACAAAGGCTACGCTGCCTGGCATCTGGGCACTGGGATAACGCACTTCCTGTTTGTCAGG CTGTCCAGTGTCTGCCGATCATTGATGCCCCTGGTGGTTGGAGTATGAACTGCACTCATCCCCTTTCCATCAATAGCTTCAACTCCAGCTGTGAGTTCAAGTGTGGGGAGGGATTTGAGCTCCAAGGCTCAAATACAACCTGGTGTGACCACACTGGGCACTGGACACACAAAACCCCCACCTGCACAG TGGTGACTTGTAATCCTGTTCTGGCCCCTGCAAAGAGTCATCTGACATGTGCGGATATATATGGAAAATTCTCTTTTCGTTCTTCTTGCAATGTTTCCTGTGATGAGGGATACAAACTGAGAGGAAAAGCCACATTCACCTGTCTAAGTGATGGCAACTGGTCGGCAGCCAAACCTGCATGTGAAG TTGTAAAGTGTGACCTACTGAAGCCCAGCCCACATGGCTCCCTGCAATGTTTTGACCCTGTGGAGGAGTTTGCTTATGGCTCCACTTGTTGGGTAAAATGTGACTTTGGTTTTGTCCACAATGGTACAAATTCCACTCACTGTACCGCACATGGGAACTGGAGTCACATCCCCCCTGTTTGCCATG CTATACAGTGTCCACCTTTCTCTAATGCACCAAGTTTTGGAAGTATGAGCTGCATACACCCCCTCTCCAACAATAGCTATAACTCCAGCTGTGAGTTCAAGTGTGGGGAGGGATTTGAGCTCCAAGGCTCAAATACAACCTGGTGTGACCACACTGGGCACTGGACACACAAAACCCCCACCTGCACAG TGGTGACTTGTAATCCTGTTCTGGCTTCTGCAAAGAGTCAATTGACCTGTGCCGATCCATTGGGAAAGTTCTCTTTTCGTTCTTCTTGCAATGCTACTTGTGAGGAGGGATACAGACTAAGAGGAGAATCCACACTCACCTGTCTGAGTGATGGCAACTGGTCAGCACCAACACCTGAATGTGAAG TTATAAGATGTGATGCTCTGGAGTCTTTCCAGCATGGCACTGTGCAGTGTCAGGACCGCTTGGAGAAGTTCAGCTATGGCTCCTTGTGCTGGCTGGAGTGTGGAGCTGGATTTACTTTGAGTGGAAGTAATTCCACTTACTGCACATCACAAGGGAAATGGAGCCAAGACCTTCCTGTTTGTCAAG cacagcagtgcAGCCCCTTAATTGACCCCTCTCATGGTACTGTAACCTGCACACATCCTCATGGGCAGTTCAGCTTTGGTACAGTGTGTGAAGTGAGCTGCCATGAAGGCTTCAAGCTGCATGGCACACCCCGAATGGAGTGCTTGGAGATGGGGAAGTGGACAGACACCCCACCCTTCTGCTTGG CTCAACAGTGCCCCCTTTTGACCGCTCAAGAAAATGGCTGGATGAATTGTTCTCATCCTCACTCCCTGTTTAGCTATGGCTCACAATGCTTCTTGGGATGTAAGGCTGGATTTGAAATTATAGGAGAGCCAGGCATGGAGTGCTCTGCTTCTGGGAACTGGAGTCAGGAGATGCCCTCTTGCACTG CTGTTCGTTGTGCGCCCCTTTCATTTTCTCAACTTCCTGAGGTGGGACCTCCACCCTCAATGAACTGCTCTCACCCACACGGAAACTTCAGCTTTGGATCTCAGTGTTTTTTCCAGTGTGCCAAAAGTCATAAGCTCAATGGAACCAGTCAGCTCATCTGCACCTCCAAAGGGTACTGGACCAACTCTCTACCCAGTTGTGTTG
- the selp gene encoding P-selectin isoform X6, whose translation MVLWMNIRLFSGCLLLMTGIYNVKAWTYHYNIDTNMDWTNARRWCQKNFTDMVAIQNQAEIAYLNQILPLHSAYYWIGIRKIDGHWMWVGTKKHLVPEAANWARNEPNNQGTGEDCVEIYIKRQKDTAKWNDERCNKKKAALCYLASCSDKSCSEHAECVETIGSYKCQCDPGFMGPRCEEAVQCWPVKNPQQGFVQCEGVFGAFHFNSSCQFQCDTGFRLEGEQRLRCLASGHWDNALPVCQAVQCLPIIDAPGGWSMNCTHPLSINSFNSSCEFKCGEGFELQGSNTTWCDHTGHWTHKTPTCTVVTCNPVLASAKSQLTCADPLGKFSFRSSCNATCEEGYRLRGESTLTCLSDGNWSAPTPECEVIRCDALESFQHGTVQCQDRLEKFSYGSLCWLECGAGFTLSGSNSTYCTSQGKWSQDLPVCQAQQCSPLIDPSHGTVTCTHPHGQFSFGTVCEVSCHEGFKLHGTPRMECLEMGKWTDTPPFCLAQQCPLLTAQENGWMNCSHPHSLFSYGSQCFLGCKAGFEIIGEPGMECSASGNWSQEMPSCTAVRCAPLSFSQLPEVGPPPSMNCSHPHGNFSFGSQCFFQCAKSHKLNGTSQLICTSKGYWTNSLPSCVVKEMSVSAGMLIYAAVGVASSAGILLLGGLMFLLMRQFTKKGEKINGPVPLLEESFF comes from the exons ATGGTTTTGTGGATGAATATTAGACTATTTTCTGGATGTCTTCTCCTTATGACTGGAATTTATAATG TCAAGGCCTGGACTTACCATTACAACATAGACACTAATATGGACTGGACAAATGCTCGTCGATGGTGTCAAAAGAATTTCACTGATATGGTGGCCATCCAAAACCAAGCAGAAATTGCATACCTTAACCAAATTCTACCCTTACATTCGGCATACTACTGGATTGGCATTAGGAAGATTGATGGCCACTGGATGTGGGTTGGGACCAAAAAGCACTTGGTCCCTGAAGCAGCAAACTGGGCGAGAAATGAACCAAATAACCAGGGAACTGGAGAAGACTGTGTAGAGATCTACATTAAGAGGCAAAAAGACACAGCCAAGTGGAATGATGAGAGGTGCAACAAAAAGAAAGCTGCTCTCTGTTATTTAG CCTCTTGCTCAGATAAATCCTGCAGTGAGCACGCTGAGTGTGTGGAGACTATTGGGAGCTATAAATGTCAATGTGACCCTGGCTTTATGGGCCCACGCTGTGAGGAAG CTGTTCAGTGCTGGCCAGTTAAAAATCCACAGCAAGGTTTTGTGCAGTGTGAGGGTGTCTTTGGAGCATTTCATTTTAACTCGTCATGCCAGTTCCAGTGTGACACAGGGTTCAGGCTGGAGGGGGAACAAAGGCTACGCTGCCTGGCATCTGGGCACTGGGATAACGCACTTCCTGTTTGTCAGG CTGTCCAGTGTCTGCCGATCATTGATGCCCCTGGTGGTTGGAGTATGAACTGCACTCATCCCCTTTCCATCAATAGCTTCAACTCCAGCTGTGAGTTCAAGTGTGGGGAGGGATTTGAGCTCCAAGGCTCAAATACAACCTGGTGTGACCACACTGGGCACTGGACACACAAAACCCCCACCTGCACAG TGGTGACTTGTAATCCTGTTCTGGCTTCTGCAAAGAGTCAATTGACCTGTGCCGATCCATTGGGAAAGTTCTCTTTTCGTTCTTCTTGCAATGCTACTTGTGAGGAGGGATACAGACTAAGAGGAGAATCCACACTCACCTGTCTGAGTGATGGCAACTGGTCAGCACCAACACCTGAATGTGAAG TTATAAGATGTGATGCTCTGGAGTCTTTCCAGCATGGCACTGTGCAGTGTCAGGACCGCTTGGAGAAGTTCAGCTATGGCTCCTTGTGCTGGCTGGAGTGTGGAGCTGGATTTACTTTGAGTGGAAGTAATTCCACTTACTGCACATCACAAGGGAAATGGAGCCAAGACCTTCCTGTTTGTCAAG cacagcagtgcAGCCCCTTAATTGACCCCTCTCATGGTACTGTAACCTGCACACATCCTCATGGGCAGTTCAGCTTTGGTACAGTGTGTGAAGTGAGCTGCCATGAAGGCTTCAAGCTGCATGGCACACCCCGAATGGAGTGCTTGGAGATGGGGAAGTGGACAGACACCCCACCCTTCTGCTTGG CTCAACAGTGCCCCCTTTTGACCGCTCAAGAAAATGGCTGGATGAATTGTTCTCATCCTCACTCCCTGTTTAGCTATGGCTCACAATGCTTCTTGGGATGTAAGGCTGGATTTGAAATTATAGGAGAGCCAGGCATGGAGTGCTCTGCTTCTGGGAACTGGAGTCAGGAGATGCCCTCTTGCACTG CTGTTCGTTGTGCGCCCCTTTCATTTTCTCAACTTCCTGAGGTGGGACCTCCACCCTCAATGAACTGCTCTCACCCACACGGAAACTTCAGCTTTGGATCTCAGTGTTTTTTCCAGTGTGCCAAAAGTCATAAGCTCAATGGAACCAGTCAGCTCATCTGCACCTCCAAAGGGTACTGGACCAACTCTCTACCCAGTTGTGTTG
- the selp gene encoding P-selectin isoform X1 → MVLWMNIRLFSGCLLLMTGIYNVKAWTYHYNIDTNMDWTNARRWCQKNFTDMVAIQNQAEIAYLNQILPLHSAYYWIGIRKIDGHWMWVGTKKHLVPEAANWARNEPNNQGTGEDCVEIYIKRQKDTAKWNDERCNKKKAALCYLASCSDKSCSEHAECVETIGSYKCQCDPGFMGPRCEEAVQCWPVKNPQQGFVQCEGVFGAFHFNSSCQFQCDTGFRLEGEQRLRCLASGHWDNALPVCQAVQCLPIIDAPGGWSMNCTHPLSINSFNSSCEFKCGEGFELQGSNTTWCDHTGHWTHKTPTCTVVTCNPVLAPAKSHLTCADIYGKFSFRSSCNVSCDEGYKLRGKATFTCLSDGNWSAAKPACEVVKCDLLKPSPHGSLQCYDPVEEFAYGSTCWVKCDFGFVHNGTNSTHCTAHGNWSHIPPVCHAIQCPPFSNAPSFGSMSCIHPLSNNSYNSSCEFKCGEGFELQGSNTTWCDHTGHWTHKTPTCTVVTCNPVLAPAKSHLTCADIYGKFSFRSSCNVSCDEGYKLRGKATFTCLSDGNWSAAKPACEVVKCDLLKPSPHGSLQCFDPVEEFAYGSTCWVKCDFGFVHNGTNSTHCTAHGNWSHIPPVCHAIQCPPFSNAPSFGSMSCIHPLSNNSYNSSCEFKCGEGFELQGSNTTWCDHTGHWTHKTPTCTVVTCNPVLASAKSQLTCADPLGKFSFRSSCNATCEEGYRLRGESTLTCLSDGNWSAPTPECEVIRCDALESFQHGTVQCQDRLEKFSYGSLCWLECGAGFTLSGSNSTYCTSQGKWSQDLPVCQAQQCSPLIDPSHGTVTCTHPHGQFSFGTVCEVSCHEGFKLHGTPRMECLEMGKWTDTPPFCLAQQCPLLTAQENGWMNCSHPHSLFSYGSQCFLGCKAGFEIIGEPGMECSASGNWSQEMPSCTAVRCAPLSFSQLPEVGPPPSMNCSHPHGNFSFGSQCFFQCAKSHKLNGTSQLICTSKGYWTNSLPSCVVKEMSVSAGMLIYAAVGVASSAGILLLGGLMFLLMRQFTKKGEKINGPVPLLEESFF, encoded by the exons ATGGTTTTGTGGATGAATATTAGACTATTTTCTGGATGTCTTCTCCTTATGACTGGAATTTATAATG TCAAGGCCTGGACTTACCATTACAACATAGACACTAATATGGACTGGACAAATGCTCGTCGATGGTGTCAAAAGAATTTCACTGATATGGTGGCCATCCAAAACCAAGCAGAAATTGCATACCTTAACCAAATTCTACCCTTACATTCGGCATACTACTGGATTGGCATTAGGAAGATTGATGGCCACTGGATGTGGGTTGGGACCAAAAAGCACTTGGTCCCTGAAGCAGCAAACTGGGCGAGAAATGAACCAAATAACCAGGGAACTGGAGAAGACTGTGTAGAGATCTACATTAAGAGGCAAAAAGACACAGCCAAGTGGAATGATGAGAGGTGCAACAAAAAGAAAGCTGCTCTCTGTTATTTAG CCTCTTGCTCAGATAAATCCTGCAGTGAGCACGCTGAGTGTGTGGAGACTATTGGGAGCTATAAATGTCAATGTGACCCTGGCTTTATGGGCCCACGCTGTGAGGAAG CTGTTCAGTGCTGGCCAGTTAAAAATCCACAGCAAGGTTTTGTGCAGTGTGAGGGTGTCTTTGGAGCATTTCATTTTAACTCGTCATGCCAGTTCCAGTGTGACACAGGGTTCAGGCTGGAGGGGGAACAAAGGCTACGCTGCCTGGCATCTGGGCACTGGGATAACGCACTTCCTGTTTGTCAGG CTGTCCAGTGTCTGCCGATCATTGATGCCCCTGGTGGTTGGAGTATGAACTGCACTCATCCCCTTTCCATCAATAGCTTCAACTCCAGCTGTGAGTTCAAGTGTGGGGAGGGATTTGAGCTCCAAGGCTCAAATACAACCTGGTGTGACCACACTGGGCACTGGACACACAAAACCCCCACCTGCACAG TGGTGACTTGTAATCCTGTTCTGGCCCCTGCAAAGAGTCATCTGACATGTGCGGATATATATGGAAAATTCTCTTTTCGTTCTTCTTGCAATGTTTCCTGTGATGAGGGATACAAACTGAGAGGAAAAGCCACATTCACCTGTCTAAGTGATGGCAACTGGTCGGCAGCCAAACCTGCATGTGAAG TTGTAAAGTGTGACCTACTGAAGCCCAGCCCACATGGCTCCCTGCAATGTTATGACCCTGTGGAGGAGTTTGCTTATGGCTCCACTTGTTGGGTAAAATGTGACTTTGGTTTTGTCCACAATGGTACAAATTCCACTCACTGTACCGCACATGGGAACTGGAGTCACATCCCCCCTGTTTGCCATG CTATACAGTGTCCACCTTTCTCTAATGCACCAAGTTTTGGAAGTATGAGCTGCATACACCCCCTCTCCAACAATAGCTATAACTCCAGCTGTGAGTTCAAGTGTGGGGAGGGATTTGAGCTCCAAGGCTCAAATACAACCTGGTGTGACCACACTGGGCACTGGACACACAAAACCCCCACCTGCACAG TGGTGACTTGTAATCCTGTTCTGGCCCCTGCAAAGAGTCATCTGACATGTGCGGATATATATGGAAAATTCTCTTTTCGTTCTTCTTGCAATGTTTCCTGTGATGAGGGATACAAACTGAGAGGAAAAGCCACATTCACCTGTCTAAGTGATGGCAACTGGTCGGCAGCCAAACCTGCATGTGAAG TTGTAAAGTGTGACCTACTGAAGCCCAGCCCACATGGCTCCCTGCAATGTTTTGACCCTGTGGAGGAGTTTGCTTATGGCTCCACTTGTTGGGTAAAATGTGACTTTGGTTTTGTCCACAATGGTACAAATTCCACTCACTGTACCGCACATGGGAACTGGAGTCACATCCCCCCTGTTTGCCATG CTATACAGTGTCCACCTTTCTCTAATGCACCAAGTTTTGGAAGTATGAGCTGCATACACCCCCTCTCCAACAATAGCTATAACTCCAGCTGTGAGTTCAAGTGTGGGGAGGGATTTGAGCTCCAAGGCTCAAATACAACCTGGTGTGACCACACTGGGCACTGGACACACAAAACCCCCACCTGCACAG TGGTGACTTGTAATCCTGTTCTGGCTTCTGCAAAGAGTCAATTGACCTGTGCCGATCCATTGGGAAAGTTCTCTTTTCGTTCTTCTTGCAATGCTACTTGTGAGGAGGGATACAGACTAAGAGGAGAATCCACACTCACCTGTCTGAGTGATGGCAACTGGTCAGCACCAACACCTGAATGTGAAG TTATAAGATGTGATGCTCTGGAGTCTTTCCAGCATGGCACTGTGCAGTGTCAGGACCGCTTGGAGAAGTTCAGCTATGGCTCCTTGTGCTGGCTGGAGTGTGGAGCTGGATTTACTTTGAGTGGAAGTAATTCCACTTACTGCACATCACAAGGGAAATGGAGCCAAGACCTTCCTGTTTGTCAAG cacagcagtgcAGCCCCTTAATTGACCCCTCTCATGGTACTGTAACCTGCACACATCCTCATGGGCAGTTCAGCTTTGGTACAGTGTGTGAAGTGAGCTGCCATGAAGGCTTCAAGCTGCATGGCACACCCCGAATGGAGTGCTTGGAGATGGGGAAGTGGACAGACACCCCACCCTTCTGCTTGG CTCAACAGTGCCCCCTTTTGACCGCTCAAGAAAATGGCTGGATGAATTGTTCTCATCCTCACTCCCTGTTTAGCTATGGCTCACAATGCTTCTTGGGATGTAAGGCTGGATTTGAAATTATAGGAGAGCCAGGCATGGAGTGCTCTGCTTCTGGGAACTGGAGTCAGGAGATGCCCTCTTGCACTG CTGTTCGTTGTGCGCCCCTTTCATTTTCTCAACTTCCTGAGGTGGGACCTCCACCCTCAATGAACTGCTCTCACCCACACGGAAACTTCAGCTTTGGATCTCAGTGTTTTTTCCAGTGTGCCAAAAGTCATAAGCTCAATGGAACCAGTCAGCTCATCTGCACCTCCAAAGGGTACTGGACCAACTCTCTACCCAGTTGTGTTG